In Nymphaea colorata isolate Beijing-Zhang1983 chromosome 3, ASM883128v2, whole genome shotgun sequence, a genomic segment contains:
- the LOC116249844 gene encoding uncharacterized protein LOC116249844 isoform X1: MATVSRPFSGNLKKALAGLRRINLEGLRWRVFDAKGQVLGRLASHISTVLQGKDKPTYTPYREDGDMCIVLNAKDVCVTGRKLTDKFYYWHTGYVGHLKQRSLKDQLAKDPTEVIRKAVLRMLPRNKLKDDRDRKLRIFSGDEHPFVDRPLESYVMPPRKVREMRPRARRALIRAQKKAEQSVAGKTRKPKEQAEVVTGVDV, translated from the exons ATGGCAACTGTCTCACGCCCTTTCAGTGGGAATCTAAAG AAAGCTCTTGCTGGCTTAAGAAGGATCAATTTAGAGGGTTTGAGATGGAGAGTTTTTGATGCAAAGGGGCAG gttcTTGGAAGATTAGCATCACATATATCTACCGTTCTTCAAGGAAAAGATAAGCCAACGTACACACCATATCGTGAAGATGGGGACATGTGCATTGTACTTAATGCAAAAGATGTGTGTGTCACTGGGAGAAAGTTGACTGATAAGTTCTACTATTGGCACACAGG GTATGTGGGCCACCTTAAACAGAGGAGCTTGAAAGACCAGCTAGCGAAGGATCCCACAGAAGTTATCCGTAAGGCTGTGTTGCGGATGCTTCCTAGAAACAAACTGAAAGAT GACAGAGATCGGAAACTAAGAATTTTCTCTGGTGATGAGCATCCTTTTGTTGACCGACCTTTAGAGTCTTATGTAATGCCACCCAGGAAAGTAAGGGAGATGCGCCCCAGAGCAAGGCGAGCATTGATCCGAGCACAGAAAAAGGCAGAACAAAGTGTGGCAGGAAAAACCAGGAAACCCAAGGAGCAAGCTGAGGTAGTGACAGGGGTAGAtgtataa
- the LOC116249844 gene encoding uncharacterized protein LOC116249844 isoform X2 yields MATVSRPFSGNLKKALAGLRRINLEGLRWRVFDAKGQVLGRLASHISTVLQGKDKPTYTPYREDGDMCIVLNAKDVCVTGRKLTDKFYYWHTGYVGHLKQRSLKDQLAKDPTEVIRKAVLRMLPRNKLKDDRDRKLRIFSGDEHPFVDRPLESYVMPPRKVREMRPRARRALIRAQKKAEQSVAGKTRKPKEQAEKHGN; encoded by the exons ATGGCAACTGTCTCACGCCCTTTCAGTGGGAATCTAAAG AAAGCTCTTGCTGGCTTAAGAAGGATCAATTTAGAGGGTTTGAGATGGAGAGTTTTTGATGCAAAGGGGCAG gttcTTGGAAGATTAGCATCACATATATCTACCGTTCTTCAAGGAAAAGATAAGCCAACGTACACACCATATCGTGAAGATGGGGACATGTGCATTGTACTTAATGCAAAAGATGTGTGTGTCACTGGGAGAAAGTTGACTGATAAGTTCTACTATTGGCACACAGG GTATGTGGGCCACCTTAAACAGAGGAGCTTGAAAGACCAGCTAGCGAAGGATCCCACAGAAGTTATCCGTAAGGCTGTGTTGCGGATGCTTCCTAGAAACAAACTGAAAGAT GACAGAGATCGGAAACTAAGAATTTTCTCTGGTGATGAGCATCCTTTTGTTGACCGACCTTTAGAGTCTTATGTAATGCCACCCAGGAAAGTAAGGGAGATGCGCCCCAGAGCAAGGCGAGCATTGATCCGAGCACAGAAAAAGGCAGAACAAAGTGTGGCAGGAAAAACCAGGAAACCCAAGGAGCAAGCTGAG AAACATGGGAATTGA
- the LOC116251136 gene encoding disease resistance response protein 206-like, producing MARSNGNPMQTFPFFLILIFFVFLCGLPSVPAARPSPKPCKNLVLYFHDILYNGKNADNATSAIVGAPAWGNLTILAGQSHFGDVVVFDDPITTDSNLHSPPVGRAQGLYLYDQKQTFSAWLGFTFQFNSTQHKGTISFAGADPLMNKTRQISVIGGTGDFFMTRGVATLETDALEGDVYFRLRTDINLYECYDA from the coding sequence ATGGCGAGGTCCAATGGAAATCCTATGCAGACCTTCCCCTTCTTTCTgatcctcattttctttgtcttcctTTGTGGACTCCCTTCAGTTCCAGCTGCAAGGCCAAGTCCCAAGCCCTGCAAGAACCTAGTCCTCTACTTCCATGACATCCTCTACAATGGCAAGAATGCCGACAACGCGACGTCGGCCATCGTCGGTGCCCCGGCATGGGGCAACCTCACCATCTTGGCCGGACAGTCTCACTTCGGCGACGTCGTCGTGTTCGACGACCCCATAACAACCGACAGCAACCTACATTCTCCTCCGGTAGGCCGAGCCCAGGGGCTCTACTTGTATGACCAGAAGCAGACCTTCAGTGCATGGCTAGGTTTCACATTTCAATTCAACTCAACTCAGCACAAGGGGACCATAAGCTTTGCTGGTGCTGACCCACTAATGAACAAGACCAGGCAGATCTCAGTCATAGGAGGTACTGGGGATTTCTTCATGACAAGGGGTGTGGCCACATTGGAGACAGATGCACTTGAAGGGGATGTGTACTTTCGCTTGCGGACCGACATAAATCTGTATGAATGCTACGACGCTTAG